From the genome of Alkalimarinus coralli:
CCGGCTTCAACTTTTGACAGGTCAAGAATATCATTGATCAAAGTGAGCAGTGCCTTACTGCCTGTTCTGATGGATTCCAGATAACTTTTCTGCTTTGGATCTTTAACCGCTGAAGCTAACAGTTCGGTGTACCCCATAACAGCATTCATAGGCGTGCGTATTTCATGTGACATATTGGCGAGAAAGATGCTCTTTGCCTGGTTGGCCTCATCCGCTTTTCGCGCCATCAACTCGGCCTCATAAGACGCTTTTCTCAGTTGCTCCTCACTGGTTCTCAGTGCCTGCTCCGATTTAATCCGGTCACTCACTTCTTTTGAAAGCTTACGGTTCCAATACCAGAAAATACCGATAACAAAAAACGAGATGAGCCCGATGCGGCGCACTATCCGATAATCGACCTGCACTTCCATATCTTTGAATATCCACTCTTTGTAGATATCATCCAGCTCCTGTTGAGGAATACTGGCAATGGCCTTATTGATAATAGGAACCAGCTCGGGATAATCAGCATTAATCCCAACCCGCAGGTCATAGACATAAGGGGTAATGCTGGTTAGGCGGACATTAAAAAGCCCTAACTTTTTAATTAAGTGGCTAACCGAAGGAATATTACTTACAAACACATCCAGGTCGCCATCAGAAAGCGCCTGAAGGCCTTCTGATACATTGTTAACAACCTGTATGTTTAGGTCAGGATGGTTGATAATCAGATAGTCGTAAGACGCATACCCCTTGACGACCCCCACACGCTCATCATCCAGCTCACGAAGGTCTGTCACAAACCCTAGCCCTTCCCTGATCACCAATACGATGGGGAAAGAGAAGTAGGGCTCCGAAAACAGCATGTAGTCTTCACGTTGTGGTGTTTTCGCAATCGCCGTTATTCCAGCGATTTCACGGTCTATCAGGCTTTCCAGCGTCTCATTCCAGGTATCCTTGTGATTAATGTCAAACTCGTAATCCAGACGCTCTTCAATGAGCTGAATGACATCTTTAACCATTCCAGCATAATTGCCTTCATGGTCGATAAACTCAAATGGGGGCCAGGAAATATCACCGGATAACTCCAGCTTGGGGTGGTTTTGCAGCCATGCCCGCTCATCGAGCGTTAACAAGCCATCAGTCAGCGCTTGAATAACCTCAAGTGGCGCACGCTCAAGAGTGCGAATATCTTCATCGAGAACCCCTTCCCCTCCCTGAATTCCCACATCAAGCGGGACTATACTCTGGGCTTGATCCTGAGTCTGGGGAACATTATCAATGATTATTTCATCGCCTTCCTTTTCAGCCTCTTCGGAGTACACAGAACGGGGAAAGCAAACAAATACCGTAATGGGAAGTAATAACAACCAATGGCGGAGCATGGGCCGATGAAAGGGCAGATTAAAGAGTCGTTGCAGTTGCTTTAACACGGCCTCGCAACCCTGCCTTTTACTATCCTAACGATCACTTGCAGCAACCTCTACCCGGTTTCTGCCATTTTCTTTAGCCTTGTATAACGCTTTATCAGCCAACTCGAAAACTTCTTCGGGTGTTTCTTTATCCTGGAACGGGGCCACACCAAACGACATGGTTATCTGAACGCGCTCATCACGAAAGTGAAAGGGTAGCCTCGAGATCATATCCCGGGTTTTTTCCATTACCGGAATCGCATCTTTCAGGCTCGTTTCCGGCATGATAATAACGAACTCTTCTCCGCCATAGCGGGCTACAAAGTCTGTTTTACGAATTCGGTTAGAGAGTTCTTTGGCAATAATCTGGATAACTTTGTCGCCAGCAAGGTGACCATAGTCATCATTGACCCGCTTAAAAAAGTCAATATCAGCAACAACAATAACCGCCGGCTGGTGGTATCGCTGCCAACGTTCAAACTCCATCAGCATCCTTTCTTCGTAGGCCTCACGGTTGGCTAACCCCGTTAGCACATCGGTTAATGCCTTGGCTCTTTCTACTTTTAATCGCTCTCTGATTTCTCCCGCTTCACTTTCCATTGACTCCAAGCGCTGCTGTAACTCTTGCATCTGCTTGTTCATCTCTTGAATACGAGTGTCTTCAATCGCAACAAAGTCATCCATTGAGGCAATAATGGTCTCGATATGAGAAGTCACTGAGACTTTCAGATGATCAATATCGTTCGCGTCTCGCACCTCTTGAGTAATCGTGTTGACCTGATCACGAACCCGTTTATCCAAAGCGCTGCTCGACCCGTGCCAGTCAATCTGCTGCGATTGGCTCTCCGCTAAATAACTTTGCAGTTTCTCTAGGCGAACGTCCAGGTTCTGCAAAAATATCTCAAAGTCTTTTTGACCTTTGCCCACCGCAGAAATAACCAAATTGGCCACATCATCAATTGTTGGCCCTAACTCGTACCAGTTTAAGCCAGTGCTAATGGTCGTTTGAATTTTTTCCGCAATAGGTTGGGCGTTTGGCGGGATACTCAACTGTACAATCAGGTTATTTAGCACTGAGCTAATATGCCCCGATATAGCAGAGAAGCCAGGCATAAACTCCCCCTCTACACTTTGCGAGGTAATATCAAGCTCGGTGGAATCTGATGCCTCGAAGTGATCACTCGTTTCGCTTGGCGTACGCTCATTTAATGCCGCTGAGTTACCCGAGGCTTGTCCGGCTGAGGCCCGGGAACCAAACAGGCGTCCCAGTAAGCCATTTTTGTCCTCTTTGCCTAACAACTCAAATTGCCTTTTAAGCGCATTTTCCTGCAACTGGGCATACTGCATCAAAAGGTTCGGGTAGTCTCGCAGCCCGCTCTTTTTTGACTTAACTTCTTTCGAGAACTGCTTAAGCTGCTTTTTCTGCTTGCGCTCCAGATCCAGCCCCAACAGCTGATCCACCAGGCTTTCAAGAGAGTCGAGAACTTTGCCTGTGCGCTCTGATTTCTGGCCGTCCAGTGCAAGCACAGCGGCTTCAATTTTTTCCAGCCGACTCGCCAATTCAGAACGGCTGGCAGAGCCTTTTCTTAATTGGTCGCACAAAGAACCAAGCTCTTTATCTAACGCTTCATTCAAGCCATCTGCAGCCAAGCTGACTCGAACCAGCATACGCTGCAACAGATCGATATGATCTTCGAATTTTTTTTCTTGTTGATCAAGCTCTTCTGCTTGTGCAAAGCACTTATCTTTCCATCGCTTAAGATCATCTTTGGCCGATTTTGAACCTGACATTAGCGCCTAATCCCGTTTTATTGTTCTTTATTTAAGATTACTTATCCGTTCAAGTATAGCCTATTTAAACTGGCTGTTTTCAATCTGGCTGATCAATTTTGGTATTTCACTCAGACAGTTAGCGACTTCTGTCGGTTCAGCCTCCCCCTGCCACCCTGATGCATCAAAATCAACCCAGATAGTATGCAGCCCGACATCTTGAGCACCTTTAATGTCATGCTCTGGATGATCACCAATATGTACC
Proteins encoded in this window:
- a CDS encoding GGDEF domain-containing protein, with amino-acid sequence MSGSKSAKDDLKRWKDKCFAQAEELDQQEKKFEDHIDLLQRMLVRVSLAADGLNEALDKELGSLCDQLRKGSASRSELASRLEKIEAAVLALDGQKSERTGKVLDSLESLVDQLLGLDLERKQKKQLKQFSKEVKSKKSGLRDYPNLLMQYAQLQENALKRQFELLGKEDKNGLLGRLFGSRASAGQASGNSAALNERTPSETSDHFEASDSTELDITSQSVEGEFMPGFSAISGHISSVLNNLIVQLSIPPNAQPIAEKIQTTISTGLNWYELGPTIDDVANLVISAVGKGQKDFEIFLQNLDVRLEKLQSYLAESQSQQIDWHGSSSALDKRVRDQVNTITQEVRDANDIDHLKVSVTSHIETIIASMDDFVAIEDTRIQEMNKQMQELQQRLESMESEAGEIRERLKVERAKALTDVLTGLANREAYEERMLMEFERWQRYHQPAVIVVADIDFFKRVNDDYGHLAGDKVIQIIAKELSNRIRKTDFVARYGGEEFVIIMPETSLKDAIPVMEKTRDMISRLPFHFRDERVQITMSFGVAPFQDKETPEEVFELADKALYKAKENGRNRVEVAASDR
- a CDS encoding ATP-binding protein encodes the protein MLKQLQRLFNLPFHRPMLRHWLLLLPITVFVCFPRSVYSEEAEKEGDEIIIDNVPQTQDQAQSIVPLDVGIQGGEGVLDEDIRTLERAPLEVIQALTDGLLTLDERAWLQNHPKLELSGDISWPPFEFIDHEGNYAGMVKDVIQLIEERLDYEFDINHKDTWNETLESLIDREIAGITAIAKTPQREDYMLFSEPYFSFPIVLVIREGLGFVTDLRELDDERVGVVKGYASYDYLIINHPDLNIQVVNNVSEGLQALSDGDLDVFVSNIPSVSHLIKKLGLFNVRLTSITPYVYDLRVGINADYPELVPIINKAIASIPQQELDDIYKEWIFKDMEVQVDYRIVRRIGLISFFVIGIFWYWNRKLSKEVSDRIKSEQALRTSEEQLRKASYEAELMARKADEANQAKSIFLANMSHEIRTPMNAVMGYTELLASAVKDPKQKSYLESIRTGSKALLTLINDILDLSKVEAGKLHIELRPITLQPLFSELQKIFAAKIDSKQLQFSLELSESIPRAVMLDETRLRQVLFNLVGNAIKFTHQGKICVRASAERSQEAGKVTLTIDVEDTGIGIPHDQQERIFKAFEQQAGQSTRDYGGTGLGLAISKKLVEMMGGELSLKSEVDKGSCFTVKIYDVDIAAASQLVDAGSPDISRYRFKPAKILVADDIELNRQLVIDLLEKTPVEVKQAENGEQAISIAQQWMPDLILMDIRMPVMDGYEATTKLKHAAATRDIPVVALTASVMSKDEKKIQDAGFDGYLKKPVSGSELYSGIAAFLSHEVLNDSNEHLGGEAPDADIKAEDSRSKGADITNGQNRSGRQENLPLSYDRDVRRTIREQFIAQWERVNGSGDIAAVSLFADELHSASIDAGLTNLERFAADLKAATDAFDLDEVQRLLESFEERVAD